The Thiobacillus sp. genome contains the following window.
CCTACCCGGAAGGGCGCGAGCGCAACCGCTTCGTGCGTACGGCGCTCCGGATCGGCATCATCGCCCTGAACCAGGCCCAGGGCCGCATCGACACCGAATCGGTACGCAACGAGGGAGATCGCCTGGTCAAGGAGATGGAAGGCAAGCTGGCCGACTACCGTCGCCAGACCGAGCAGTTGCTGGCCACCACCCTCAAGGACTACTTCGATCCCCTGAGTGGCCGCTTCAACGAGCGGGTGGAACGCCTGGTCAAGCAGGATGGAGAACTGGAGCGCATGATGCGCAGCCAGGTGGAACAGGCCGAACGCACCCTGGCCGAGACCCTCACCCGCCACGTGGGTGAAAACAGCCTGCTCATGCAGCACCTGAGCCCCGACGACTCCAACCGCTTCCTGGGGGCCCTCAAGGCCAATATCGAAACGACCCTGGCCGAGCAGGCCAACGTGATTCTGAAGGAGTTCTCCCTGGACAACGGCGAGGGCGCGCTCTCCCGACTGGTGAAGGAACTCAAGGACAAGCACGGCGAAGTCTCCGATGGCCTGCAAAAGCGTATCGGGGACGTGGTCCAGGAATTCTCCCTGGACAATGACCAGTCCGCCCTCAGCCGCCTGGTTCGCCGGGTAGAAGAAGCCCAGGGCCGCATCAGTGCCGAGTTCACCCTGGACGCAGAGAACTCTGCCCTGGCGAGAATGAAGCGCGAACTCGCCCAGATGATCGAAGCCCAGAACCAGGCCGCCCAGGCCTTCCAGACCAAGGTGGTGAGCGAGTTGGAGGCCATGCGCGCCCGCAAGACCGCCGAGGCTGCCTCAACGACCCACGGCCATGATTTCCAGCAGGCCTGCATTGTTGCCATCCAGGACACCGTCGGCCCGGCCGGCGACATTGTTGAGGACACTGGCAACAGCACCGGTGCCATCAAGTACAGCAAGGTGGGGGACGCCGTCATCACCCTGGGGCCGGACTGCGCTGCCGCCGGTGCCCGCATCGCCATCGAGATCAAGGAAGCGGGTAACTACAACCTGAAGGGCACCCTGGAAGAGATCGACACCGCCCGCAAGAACCGGGATGCCGGGGTCGGCCTATTCATCCACTCCCGACGTACCGCCCCCGCCGGCATGGAGCCCCTTGCCCGCTACGGCAACGACATCGTCGTGATCTGGGATGCCGAAGACGAAACCACCGACGCCTGGCTCAAGGCCGGTCTGCTCACCGCCAAGTCCCTGGCAGTGCGTGCCCGTCTGGACAATGCAGAACGGGCGGCAGACTTCCAGGCCATCGACAAATCCATGCAGGAAATCCAGCGCCAGGTGAAGTACCTGGACGAGATCCGTACCTGGAGCAGCACCATCAAGAGCAACGCGGAGAAGGTCATCGACCGAATCGAGCGGATGCAGAAGGCGCTGGATGGGGAACTGGACGCCTTGGGGCAGCAGGTGGAGCAACTCAGGGCCGCGCCATGACCGCCACGTCTACCCAGATAGGGGCGATAGGGTCTATGCTCGTATTTCAGAAAATCGGAATTACGGAGAATTGACATGCGCGAAACCCTGATCGTTTCCAATCGTGGCCAGATCACCCTGCCCGCCAGCATGCGCAAGCATCTCGGCATCGAACCCGGCGGCGCGGTGATCATCGAGGAAAGCGCAGGGGTCCTCACTTTGAAACCCGCCGCCGTTCTTGAAGTCGAGCGCTACAGCGACGAACAGGTCGCCGAGTGGGACCGTGAGGACAGCCTCACCCCGGCGGAACGCAAACGCATCCTGGACCGATTGCGGAAGGCCTGATGCGCCTCTTCCTGGACGCCAACATCCTCTTCACCGCCGCCCATAACCTTAAGGGCAAGTCCGCGCTGATCCTGGAACTCGGG
Protein-coding sequences here:
- a CDS encoding AbrB/MazE/SpoVT family DNA-binding domain-containing protein, with the translated sequence MRETLIVSNRGQITLPASMRKHLGIEPGGAVIIEESAGVLTLKPAAVLEVERYSDEQVAEWDREDSLTPAERKRILDRLRKA